In one Brassica oleracea var. oleracea cultivar TO1000 chromosome C9, BOL, whole genome shotgun sequence genomic region, the following are encoded:
- the LOC106315947 gene encoding 50S ribosomal protein HLP, mitochondrial isoform X1 gives MTIIPLTKPAILPLLPALNLPLHRLPRPLSSLTDPILPQRICFFFVSPSTTQMAAAFASRLSRGRSLLGGLKNDLSGLMNTSYGMMNEASLSQQQQRRTFIQMGTVLKVVDNSGAKKVMCIQALKGKKGARLGDTIVASVKEAMPNGKVKKGAVVYGVVVRAAMQRGRVDGSEVRFDDNAVVLVDNKDKKTKTDRQPIGTRVFGPVPHELRKKKHLKILALAQHIA, from the exons ATGACCATTATACCCTTGACTAAACCTGCTATTTTACCTTTGTTGCCAGCCTTGAACCTTCCGCTTCACCGTCTGCCTCGCCCCCTCTCGTCACTCACTGATCCGATTCTTCCGCAACGAATCTGTTTTTTTTTTGTTTCTCCATCAACAACTC AAATGGCGGCAGCTTTTGCTTCCAGATTATCTCGTG GTCGTTCATTGCTTGGTGGTCTTAAGAATGATTTATCCGGATTAATGAATACCTCTTATGGAATGATGAATGAAGCTAGCCTCTCTCAG CAGCAACAGCGAAGGACATTCATTCAAATGGGGACGGTTCTCAAAGTCGTGGACAACTCGGGAGCCAAGAAAGTGATGTGTATTCAAGCGCTAAAAGGTAAGAAAGGAGCTAGGCTTGGGGATACGATAGTTGCTTCGGTGAAAGAAGCCATGCCAAACGGTAAAGTGAAGAAAGGAGCGGTTGTGTATGGCGTGGTTGTGCGAGCTGCGATGCAGAGAGGTCGTGTTGATGGAAGCGAAGTTAGGTTTGATGATAACGCCGTTGTTCTTGTTGATAACAAAGACAAGAAGACTAAAACTGATCGCCAGCCGATTGGTACTCGAGTGTTTGGTCCTGTTCCTCATGAGCTTCGTAAGAAGAAGCATCTCAAGATTCTTGCTTTGGCTCAACACATTGCTTGA
- the LOC106317074 gene encoding uncharacterized protein LOC106317074 isoform X3, with product MGDDFRGNEGKEGKDGCDDNFGAHLQRIKDGNKLLVSNWRKSFHMAGPLTFETKEFVVDMNDKKVDGSSSRKQRNDAQYETIQVLSVVLSNMTSQRLGDKDSQSTKTKFQGRIFRKPDLSYFCKSSFLIIILRKM from the exons ATGGGAGATGATTTCAGAGGAAACGAAGGAAAAG AAGGTAAAGATGGATGTGATGACAACTTTGGTGCACACCTACAGAGAATCAAAGATGGCAATAAGCTTCTTGTCTCTAATTGGAGGAAGAGTTTTCACATGGCTGGGCCACTGACCTTTGAGACTAAAGAGTTCGTTGTGGATATGAATGACAAAAAAGTTGATGGTTCTTCATCTAG GAAACAAAGAAATGATGCTCAATACGAAACGATCCAAGTTCTGAGTGTTGTTCTCAGCAATATGACATCGCAAAG ATTGGGAGATAAAGATTCTCAATCCACTAAAACAAAATTTCAGGGCAGGATCTTCAGGAAGCCTGATTTATCGTATTTTTGTAAATCTTCTTTCCTTATTATTATTTTACGTAAAATGTGA
- the LOC106315947 gene encoding 50S ribosomal protein HLP, mitochondrial isoform X2 has translation MTIIPLTKPAILPLLPALNLPLHRLPRPLSSLTDPILPQRICFFFVSPSTTQMAAAFASRLSRGRSLLGGLKNDLSGLMNTSYGMMNEASLSQQQRRTFIQMGTVLKVVDNSGAKKVMCIQALKGKKGARLGDTIVASVKEAMPNGKVKKGAVVYGVVVRAAMQRGRVDGSEVRFDDNAVVLVDNKDKKTKTDRQPIGTRVFGPVPHELRKKKHLKILALAQHIA, from the exons ATGACCATTATACCCTTGACTAAACCTGCTATTTTACCTTTGTTGCCAGCCTTGAACCTTCCGCTTCACCGTCTGCCTCGCCCCCTCTCGTCACTCACTGATCCGATTCTTCCGCAACGAATCTGTTTTTTTTTTGTTTCTCCATCAACAACTC AAATGGCGGCAGCTTTTGCTTCCAGATTATCTCGTG GTCGTTCATTGCTTGGTGGTCTTAAGAATGATTTATCCGGATTAATGAATACCTCTTATGGAATGATGAATGAAGCTAGCCTCTCTCAG CAACAGCGAAGGACATTCATTCAAATGGGGACGGTTCTCAAAGTCGTGGACAACTCGGGAGCCAAGAAAGTGATGTGTATTCAAGCGCTAAAAGGTAAGAAAGGAGCTAGGCTTGGGGATACGATAGTTGCTTCGGTGAAAGAAGCCATGCCAAACGGTAAAGTGAAGAAAGGAGCGGTTGTGTATGGCGTGGTTGTGCGAGCTGCGATGCAGAGAGGTCGTGTTGATGGAAGCGAAGTTAGGTTTGATGATAACGCCGTTGTTCTTGTTGATAACAAAGACAAGAAGACTAAAACTGATCGCCAGCCGATTGGTACTCGAGTGTTTGGTCCTGTTCCTCATGAGCTTCGTAAGAAGAAGCATCTCAAGATTCTTGCTTTGGCTCAACACATTGCTTGA
- the LOC106315947 gene encoding 50S ribosomal protein HLP, mitochondrial isoform X3 has translation MTIIPLTKPAILPLLPALNLPLHRLPRPLSSLTDPILPQRICFFFVSPSTTRRSLLGGLKNDLSGLMNTSYGMMNEASLSQQQQRRTFIQMGTVLKVVDNSGAKKVMCIQALKGKKGARLGDTIVASVKEAMPNGKVKKGAVVYGVVVRAAMQRGRVDGSEVRFDDNAVVLVDNKDKKTKTDRQPIGTRVFGPVPHELRKKKHLKILALAQHIA, from the exons ATGACCATTATACCCTTGACTAAACCTGCTATTTTACCTTTGTTGCCAGCCTTGAACCTTCCGCTTCACCGTCTGCCTCGCCCCCTCTCGTCACTCACTGATCCGATTCTTCCGCAACGAATCTGTTTTTTTTTTGTTTCTCCATCAACAACTC GTCGTTCATTGCTTGGTGGTCTTAAGAATGATTTATCCGGATTAATGAATACCTCTTATGGAATGATGAATGAAGCTAGCCTCTCTCAG CAGCAACAGCGAAGGACATTCATTCAAATGGGGACGGTTCTCAAAGTCGTGGACAACTCGGGAGCCAAGAAAGTGATGTGTATTCAAGCGCTAAAAGGTAAGAAAGGAGCTAGGCTTGGGGATACGATAGTTGCTTCGGTGAAAGAAGCCATGCCAAACGGTAAAGTGAAGAAAGGAGCGGTTGTGTATGGCGTGGTTGTGCGAGCTGCGATGCAGAGAGGTCGTGTTGATGGAAGCGAAGTTAGGTTTGATGATAACGCCGTTGTTCTTGTTGATAACAAAGACAAGAAGACTAAAACTGATCGCCAGCCGATTGGTACTCGAGTGTTTGGTCCTGTTCCTCATGAGCTTCGTAAGAAGAAGCATCTCAAGATTCTTGCTTTGGCTCAACACATTGCTTGA
- the LOC106317074 gene encoding uncharacterized protein LOC106317074 isoform X2, with product MVARCMVEIIPRLQGMSREIDQMKIPMIYSIMISFVDVNSGPESLLVKDGFVVSGSGSAEKVVRLWEMISEETKEKSYVNSEEGKDGCDDNFGAHLQRIKDGNKLLVSNWRKSFHMAGPLTFETKEFVVDMNDKKVDGSSSRKQRNDAQYETIQVLSVVLSNMTSQRPP from the exons ATGGTGGCACGATGTATGGTTGAAATTATCCCTCGTCTTCAAGGGATGTCTAGGGAAATTGATCAGATGAAAATTCCTATGATTTACAGTATAATGATCTCATTCGTGGATGTTAATTCTGGTCCTGAATCGCTTCTGGTTAAGGATGGGTTTGTGGTATCTGGGTCGGGTTCGGCTGAAAAAGTTGTAAGGTTATGGGAGATGATTTCAGAGGAAACGAAGGAAAAG TCTTATGTTAATTCTGAAGAAGGTAAAGATGGATGTGATGACAACTTTGGTGCACACCTACAGAGAATCAAAGATGGCAATAAGCTTCTTGTCTCTAATTGGAGGAAGAGTTTTCACATGGCTGGGCCACTGACCTTTGAGACTAAAGAGTTCGTTGTGGATATGAATGACAAAAAAGTTGATGGTTCTTCATCTAG GAAACAAAGAAATGATGCTCAATACGAAACGATCCAAGTTCTGAGTGTTGTTCTCAGCAATATGACATCGCAAAG GCCGCCATAG
- the LOC106315947 gene encoding 50S ribosomal protein HLP, mitochondrial isoform X4: MAAAFASRLSRGRSLLGGLKNDLSGLMNTSYGMMNEASLSQQQQRRTFIQMGTVLKVVDNSGAKKVMCIQALKGKKGARLGDTIVASVKEAMPNGKVKKGAVVYGVVVRAAMQRGRVDGSEVRFDDNAVVLVDNKDKKTKTDRQPIGTRVFGPVPHELRKKKHLKILALAQHIA, encoded by the exons ATGGCGGCAGCTTTTGCTTCCAGATTATCTCGTG GTCGTTCATTGCTTGGTGGTCTTAAGAATGATTTATCCGGATTAATGAATACCTCTTATGGAATGATGAATGAAGCTAGCCTCTCTCAG CAGCAACAGCGAAGGACATTCATTCAAATGGGGACGGTTCTCAAAGTCGTGGACAACTCGGGAGCCAAGAAAGTGATGTGTATTCAAGCGCTAAAAGGTAAGAAAGGAGCTAGGCTTGGGGATACGATAGTTGCTTCGGTGAAAGAAGCCATGCCAAACGGTAAAGTGAAGAAAGGAGCGGTTGTGTATGGCGTGGTTGTGCGAGCTGCGATGCAGAGAGGTCGTGTTGATGGAAGCGAAGTTAGGTTTGATGATAACGCCGTTGTTCTTGTTGATAACAAAGACAAGAAGACTAAAACTGATCGCCAGCCGATTGGTACTCGAGTGTTTGGTCCTGTTCCTCATGAGCTTCGTAAGAAGAAGCATCTCAAGATTCTTGCTTTGGCTCAACACATTGCTTGA
- the LOC106317074 gene encoding uncharacterized protein LOC106317074 isoform X1, whose protein sequence is MVARCMVEIIPRLQGMSREIDQMKIPMIYSIMISFVDVNSGPESLLVKDGFVVSGSGSAEKVVRLWEMISEETKEKRIKDGNKLLVSNWRKSFHMAGPLTFETKEFVVDMNDKKVDGSSSRKQRNDAQYETIQVLSVVLSNMTSQRLGDKDSQSTKTKFQGRIFRKPDLSYFCKSSFLIIILRKM, encoded by the exons ATGGTGGCACGATGTATGGTTGAAATTATCCCTCGTCTTCAAGGGATGTCTAGGGAAATTGATCAGATGAAAATTCCTATGATTTACAGTATAATGATCTCATTCGTGGATGTTAATTCTGGTCCTGAATCGCTTCTGGTTAAGGATGGGTTTGTGGTATCTGGGTCGGGTTCGGCTGAAAAAGTTGTAAGGTTATGGGAGATGATTTCAGAGGAAACGAAGGAAAAG AGAATCAAAGATGGCAATAAGCTTCTTGTCTCTAATTGGAGGAAGAGTTTTCACATGGCTGGGCCACTGACCTTTGAGACTAAAGAGTTCGTTGTGGATATGAATGACAAAAAAGTTGATGGTTCTTCATCTAG GAAACAAAGAAATGATGCTCAATACGAAACGATCCAAGTTCTGAGTGTTGTTCTCAGCAATATGACATCGCAAAG ATTGGGAGATAAAGATTCTCAATCCACTAAAACAAAATTTCAGGGCAGGATCTTCAGGAAGCCTGATTTATCGTATTTTTGTAAATCTTCTTTCCTTATTATTATTTTACGTAAAATGTGA